Proteins from a single region of Dysosmobacter acutus:
- the hisC gene encoding histidinol-phosphate transaminase, with translation MSRFFSAAVSDLDPYTPGEQPRGQNYIKLNTNESPFPPSPRVVEALTEEESRGLRLYSDPTCKDLVDAIAGYYGLQSGQVLAGNGSDENLAFAFRAFCGPERGVAFADITYGFYKVWARLWGIPARVIPLREDFTLHVDDYMDLHEHIVIANPNAPTGIPIPSSDIRRLLERDSERLVMVDEAYVDFGGESCVPLLAEYGNLLVVQTMSKSRSLAGARVGFALGSKELIADLNRVKYGFNPYNINRLSILAGKAAMEDRAYFEKCTGEIRRIRRWTEGELKSLGFTVLPSVSNFLFAASNRMEGGALYRALKKRGILVRWFDAPRINPFVRITVGAQEDMETLIRTLRELLEV, from the coding sequence ATGAGCCGATTTTTCAGCGCCGCGGTTTCCGACTTGGACCCCTATACGCCCGGCGAGCAGCCCCGGGGCCAGAACTACATCAAGCTGAACACCAATGAAAGTCCTTTTCCGCCCTCTCCAAGGGTGGTGGAGGCGCTGACGGAGGAGGAGAGCCGCGGCCTGCGGCTCTATTCCGACCCCACCTGCAAGGACCTGGTGGACGCCATTGCCGGCTATTATGGACTGCAAAGCGGCCAGGTGCTGGCGGGCAACGGCAGCGATGAGAACCTGGCCTTTGCCTTCCGGGCTTTTTGCGGTCCAGAGCGGGGAGTGGCCTTTGCGGACATCACCTACGGCTTCTATAAGGTCTGGGCCAGGCTATGGGGCATCCCGGCCCGGGTGATTCCCCTGCGTGAGGATTTTACGCTGCATGTGGACGATTACATGGACCTCCATGAGCACATCGTGATCGCCAATCCCAACGCCCCCACCGGCATCCCCATCCCGTCCTCGGATATCCGGCGGCTGTTGGAGCGGGATTCGGAACGACTGGTGATGGTGGACGAGGCCTATGTGGACTTTGGCGGCGAGAGCTGCGTGCCACTGCTGGCGGAGTACGGCAATTTGCTGGTGGTGCAGACCATGTCCAAGAGCCGCTCCCTGGCCGGCGCCCGGGTGGGGTTTGCGTTGGGCAGCAAGGAGCTGATCGCGGACCTCAACCGGGTGAAATACGGCTTCAACCCCTATAACATCAACCGGCTCTCCATCTTGGCGGGCAAGGCCGCCATGGAGGATCGGGCCTATTTTGAAAAATGCACCGGAGAGATCCGGCGCATCCGCCGCTGGACGGAGGGGGAGCTGAAGTCGCTTGGCTTTACCGTGCTGCCCTCGGTATCCAACTTCCTCTTTGCCGCGTCGAACCGTATGGAGGGCGGCGCGCTGTACCGGGCGCTGAAGAAGCGGGGCATCCTGGTGCGCTGGTTTGATGCGCCGCGGATTAACCCCTTTGTGCGCATCACCGTGGGCGCACAGGAGGACATGGAAACGCTGATCCGCACGCTGCGGGAACTGCTGGAGGTGTGA
- the hisD gene encoding histidinol dehydrogenase: protein MISIYEFDQLRPEEILNRDIRAEAGVQAAVEEIIGGVRARGDQALREYERRFDGAVLDALEVSEEEMESACRRVDPEFWKTLEMAADNIRDFHRRQIHQDFVVSERGGVVMGQRYTPIEKVGVCAPGTPVAFPSTILMNVIPARLAGVREIVIATAPEADGSISAEALAAARIAGATRVFRIGGAQAVAAMAFGTESVPKVDKIVGPGGVYVATAKRLVFGLVDIDMIAGPSEILVLADGTCNPKYVAADLLSQAEHDKLASAVLVTDSRPLARAVQLEIEAQLDSLSRGEVARESIARNGKILMVRDLDEAVEAVNLIAPEHLELCVDDPFRLLGSIRNAGSIFLGKYAPEALGDYFAGPNHTLPTSGTARFSSPLSVDDFVKKSSFLYYSKEALEQAHRRVADFARREGLDAHARSVAIRFEREEEERV from the coding sequence GTGATTTCCATATATGAGTTCGATCAGCTCCGGCCGGAGGAGATTCTGAACCGGGATATCCGGGCGGAGGCCGGCGTACAGGCGGCTGTGGAGGAGATCATCGGCGGCGTTCGCGCCCGGGGCGACCAGGCCCTGCGGGAGTATGAGCGGCGTTTCGACGGTGCCGTATTGGACGCGCTGGAGGTTTCGGAGGAGGAGATGGAGTCGGCCTGCCGCCGGGTGGACCCGGAGTTTTGGAAGACGCTGGAGATGGCGGCGGACAATATCCGGGACTTCCACCGCCGCCAGATTCACCAGGACTTTGTGGTCAGCGAGCGCGGAGGCGTGGTGATGGGTCAGCGCTACACCCCCATTGAGAAGGTGGGCGTCTGCGCGCCCGGCACGCCGGTGGCCTTTCCTTCCACCATATTGATGAATGTGATCCCGGCCCGCCTGGCGGGGGTCCGCGAGATTGTCATTGCCACGGCTCCGGAGGCCGACGGCTCCATCAGCGCCGAGGCCCTGGCGGCGGCGAGGATCGCCGGAGCAACGCGGGTATTCAGGATCGGCGGGGCCCAGGCGGTGGCCGCCATGGCCTTCGGCACCGAAAGCGTGCCGAAGGTGGATAAGATCGTGGGACCCGGCGGCGTCTACGTGGCCACAGCCAAGCGGCTGGTGTTCGGCCTGGTGGACATCGACATGATCGCCGGCCCCAGCGAAATCCTGGTGTTGGCCGACGGCACCTGCAACCCCAAATATGTGGCCGCGGACCTTCTGAGCCAGGCGGAGCACGACAAGCTGGCCTCCGCCGTGCTGGTGACGGACAGCCGTCCCCTGGCCCGGGCGGTGCAGCTGGAGATAGAGGCCCAGCTTGATTCGCTGTCCCGCGGTGAGGTGGCCCGGGAGAGCATTGCGCGCAATGGAAAAATCCTGATGGTGCGGGATTTGGACGAGGCGGTGGAGGCGGTGAACCTCATCGCGCCGGAGCACCTGGAGCTGTGTGTGGACGATCCTTTCCGCCTTTTGGGCTCCATCCGCAACGCCGGCAGCATCTTTTTGGGTAAGTATGCGCCGGAGGCCTTGGGCGATTATTTCGCCGGGCCAAACCACACCCTGCCCACCTCGGGCACCGCCCGGTTTTCCAGTCCCCTCAGCGTGGATGACTTCGTAAAAAAATCCAGCTTCCTCTACTACAGCAAGGAGGCGCTGGAACAGGCGCACCGGCGGGTGGCCGACTTTGCGCGGCGGGAGGGACTGGACGCCCACGCAAGGAGCGTTGCCATCCGCTTTGAGCGGGAAGAGGAGGAACGTGTATGA
- the hisG gene encoding ATP phosphoribosyltransferase: MMKYNAVIKAEEGVSMEFDLSILKPQELVSLQLRSLYEKAGYRKYHMGRFEEYGLYQENLHFLPSEQVITFTDLDGRLLALKPDVTLSIAKNAQASAEERTKYYYIENVYRPSLESHTFEEISQMGLECMGRVDDAATAEVVRLALESLGRTGRPFLLQLGHMGFVTGLLDAVGAPERCRLELLECIRDKKAHALRQAASREGLSKQGTDALCRLLELSGEGARVVESADALALNSAMSDALEELRSICGALGRDAKGVQVDLAQVGDMDYYNGLVFQGFLDGCPRAVLKGGRYDPLVARFHPGARAIGFALYLNELNRRLPEREEGERMLSVALPKGRLGDQIYHLLASVGYGCGENYSETRKLVVENQSAGIRYFLVKPSDVAIYVEHGAADVGFVGRDILCEHGADVYELLDTGLGRCDMCVAGPEDFEEEPDRALRVATKFVRIAREHYAAQGRDIDVIELNGSIELAPILGLSDVIVDIVETGTTLRENHLKVIERFMPISARFIANRSSYLFKQEAVLRLLTRLSEVIAQ, translated from the coding sequence ATGATGAAGTATAATGCGGTTATCAAAGCGGAAGAAGGAGTATCCATGGAGTTTGACCTTTCCATTTTAAAGCCCCAGGAGCTGGTTTCCCTGCAGCTGCGGTCCCTGTATGAGAAGGCGGGCTATCGAAAATACCATATGGGCCGGTTTGAAGAGTACGGCCTCTATCAGGAGAACCTGCACTTCCTCCCGTCGGAGCAGGTCATCACCTTTACGGATTTGGACGGACGGCTGCTGGCGCTGAAGCCGGATGTGACGCTGTCTATTGCGAAAAACGCCCAGGCCAGCGCGGAGGAGCGCACCAAATATTATTATATTGAGAACGTCTACCGTCCCAGCCTGGAGAGCCATACCTTTGAGGAGATCAGCCAGATGGGGCTGGAGTGCATGGGCAGAGTGGACGATGCGGCCACGGCGGAGGTGGTCCGCCTGGCACTGGAGAGCTTGGGGCGGACCGGGCGGCCCTTTTTGCTGCAGCTTGGGCATATGGGCTTTGTCACCGGCCTTTTGGACGCGGTGGGCGCGCCGGAGCGGTGCCGGCTGGAGCTGCTGGAGTGCATCAGGGACAAAAAAGCCCACGCCCTGCGCCAGGCCGCTTCCCGGGAGGGCCTTTCCAAGCAGGGCACGGACGCGCTGTGCCGGCTTTTGGAGCTGTCGGGGGAAGGGGCGCGGGTGGTGGAAAGCGCCGATGCCCTGGCCCTCAACAGCGCCATGTCCGACGCGCTGGAGGAGCTGCGCTCCATCTGCGGCGCCTTGGGCCGCGATGCAAAGGGCGTTCAGGTGGACCTCGCCCAGGTGGGAGATATGGATTACTACAACGGCCTGGTCTTCCAGGGATTTTTGGACGGCTGTCCCCGGGCGGTGCTCAAGGGCGGGCGGTACGATCCCCTGGTGGCCCGGTTCCATCCCGGCGCCCGGGCCATCGGGTTCGCGCTCTACCTGAACGAGCTGAACCGCCGCCTGCCGGAGCGGGAAGAGGGGGAGCGGATGCTCAGCGTGGCGCTGCCCAAGGGCCGCCTGGGCGATCAAATCTATCACCTCCTTGCATCTGTGGGCTATGGCTGCGGGGAGAACTACAGCGAGACCCGTAAGCTGGTGGTGGAAAACCAGTCGGCGGGGATCCGCTACTTCCTTGTTAAGCCCAGCGACGTGGCCATCTATGTGGAGCATGGGGCAGCGGATGTGGGCTTTGTGGGCAGGGACATTTTGTGTGAGCACGGCGCCGACGTCTATGAGCTGCTGGACACGGGTCTTGGCAGGTGCGACATGTGTGTGGCCGGGCCGGAGGACTTTGAAGAGGAGCCGGACCGGGCGCTGCGGGTGGCCACCAAGTTCGTCCGTATCGCCAGGGAGCACTATGCGGCCCAGGGCCGGGACATCGACGTCATTGAGCTCAACGGCTCCATCGAGCTGGCGCCTATCTTAGGACTCAGCGATGTGATTGTGGACATTGTGGAGACCGGCACCACGCTGCGGGAGAACCATTTAAAGGTCATCGAACGCTTCATGCCCATTTCCGCCCGGTTCATCGCAAACCGGTCAAGCTATCTCTTCAAGCAGGAGGCGGTGCTCCGGCTCCTGACCAGGTTGAGTGAGGTGATTGCGCAGTGA
- a CDS encoding transcription repressor NadR — translation MIALHAEERRTKLHRFLQRSSGPVSASSLAERFSVSRQIIVGDIALLRASGVEICATPRGYVILPATDRLIRKIACRHSAEKMRSELCAIVDQGCTVVDVIVEHPVYGQLTGPLQLSSRYEVEQFLQRVSSSEAMPLSALTDGIHLHTIACPDESACQRVLEALDRDGILLSN, via the coding sequence GTGATTGCATTGCATGCCGAAGAGCGCCGGACCAAGCTGCACCGGTTTTTGCAGCGCTCCAGCGGCCCCGTCAGCGCCTCCTCCCTGGCGGAGCGCTTTTCCGTCAGCCGGCAGATCATTGTGGGGGACATTGCGCTGCTGCGGGCCTCCGGGGTGGAAATCTGCGCCACTCCCCGGGGCTATGTCATTTTGCCGGCAACGGACCGCCTGATCCGGAAAATCGCCTGCCGCCACAGCGCGGAGAAGATGCGCTCCGAGCTCTGCGCCATTGTGGACCAGGGCTGCACCGTGGTGGATGTGATTGTGGAGCATCCCGTCTACGGTCAGCTCACCGGCCCGCTGCAGCTCTCCAGCCGGTATGAGGTGGAGCAGTTCCTTCAGCGAGTCAGCTCCTCGGAGGCCATGCCCCTCAGCGCCCTCACCGACGGCATCCACCTCCACACCATCGCCTGCCCGGACGAAAGCGCCTGTCAGCGGGTGCTGGAGGCGCTGGACAGGGATGGGATTCTTTTGTCCAATTGA